AGGCGGCGAGTCACACCGGCGCCGCGCGGCGCAGCGAGAGCGCGCGGTCGGCGATCGAGGCCAGGGTCGAGAGCACGAGCGCCCACGCCAGCCACTGAGTCGGCCCGGCCAGCCCGCCGAGCCCCAGGTCCAGGAGCAGCGCGCCGCCCAGCGGCACGAAGTAGAGGATCCCGTTCCAGCGCCCGAGCGCGCTCATGCGCAGCTGGCCCGCGCGGTGCAGCCAGTAGGAATCGGCCACGTACTGCGCGAAGGCCACGGCCACCAGCACGGGCAGGAGCCAGGGCACGAGCCCGCGCGAGGCCGCGGCCGCGAGGCCGGAGTCCACGAACGCGAAGTCCGACGCGTGGTCGAGCGCCCGGCCCACGCCGCTCGCCGTGCCGCGCGCGCGCGCCAGCGGCCCGTCGGCCAGGTCGGTCGCGATCGCGACACAGAACAGCGTCGCCGCCCACACCGGT
This window of the Myxococcota bacterium genome carries:
- a CDS encoding CDP-alcohol phosphatidyltransferase family protein, whose amino-acid sequence is MANLLTLVRLFAVAPFAWWVARGDAPVWAATLFCVAIATDLADGPLARARGTASGVGRALDHASDFAFVDSGLAAAASRGLVPWLLPVLVAVAFAQYVADSYWLHRAGQLRMSALGRWNGILYFVPLGGALLLDLGLGGLAGPTQWLAWALVLSTLASIADRALSLRRAAPV